The following are encoded in a window of Methanobacterium sp. genomic DNA:
- a CDS encoding PepSY domain-containing protein, which yields MVNTKILISVIIVALIGAAAAGYQISSTTPGLWQPTNPANPQEQQSPGQSSQQSIQTQGETQGGTSGGSQSGNGGSNVKITPDQAKSIAQKSIEEPGVTAGTPELITRDGTKIYIVPVMDNSKQVGEFEIDAQTGKIIGGAGGAP from the coding sequence ATGGTTAATACAAAGATCCTGATATCTGTTATTATTGTAGCCTTAATAGGGGCTGCAGCAGCAGGTTATCAGATTTCATCAACTACTCCCGGACTATGGCAGCCTACTAATCCTGCCAATCCACAAGAACAACAATCTCCAGGCCAGAGCAGTCAGCAGTCTATACAAACTCAAGGTGAAACCCAAGGAGGAACTTCTGGAGGGAGCCAAAGTGGAAATGGAGGTAGTAATGTGAAAATAACACCAGATCAGGCTAAATCTATAGCCCAAAAATCAATAGAAGAGCCTGGTGTTACAGCAGGTACTCCGGAATTAATAACAAGAGACGGGACTAAAATTTACATTGTTCCAGTCATGGACAACAGTAAGCAGGTCGGAGAATTTGAGATAGATGCTCAAACTGGCAAGATTATTGGAGGTGCAGGAGGTGCACCATAG